From Primulina tabacum isolate GXHZ01 chromosome 2, ASM2559414v2, whole genome shotgun sequence, one genomic window encodes:
- the LOC142537848 gene encoding uncharacterized protein LOC142537848, with amino-acid sequence MTTSETIMSTANEWMQYQTSYISDFSQILPQPTADATFADSRNINLAPNYGRISKPLRRRSRASRRTPTTLFNTDTTNFRSMVQRFTGAPSISTFSATPQPSGCGETFALDEAATAINHAPDPAAGFHMQYSHPLRQQQQVFTINRTQEGGGEAISFHAPPGFSSTTDHRNYDYYMM; translated from the coding sequence ATGACTACTAGTGAAACAATAATGTCCACCGCTAACGAATGGATGCAATACCAGACCAGTTACATTTCCGACTTCAGCCAAATCCTTCCTCAGCCGACCGCCGACGCCACCTTTGCCGACTCGAGGAATATTAACTTGGCCCCGAATTACGGACGCATATCGAAGCCCCTCCGGCGTCGGTCGAGGGCCTCGCGGCGGACCCCTACCACCCTTTTCAACACAGACACCACCAACTTCCGGTCCATGGTGCAGCGATTCACGGGGGCCCCCTCCATCTCGACTTTCTCTGCCACGCCTCAGCCCTCCGGTTGCGGCGAAACGTTCGCGCTTGACGAAGCTGCCACAGCTATTAATCATGCTCCTGATCCCGCCGCTGGGTTTCACATGCAGTATTCGCACCCCCTAAGACAGCAACAGCAAGTGTTCACGATAAATAGGACGCAGGAGGGCGGCGGCGAGGCCATTTCATTCCACGCTCCGCCGGGGTTCTCTAGCACTACAGATCATCGGAATTACGACTACTACATGATGTGA
- the LOC142536797 gene encoding LOW QUALITY PROTEIN: protein FAR-RED IMPAIRED RESPONSE 1-like (The sequence of the model RefSeq protein was modified relative to this genomic sequence to represent the inferred CDS: deleted 1 base in 1 codon) — protein sequence MHPLWVVSDSAQNKDGHLIVCPKSDNIGIEGENLEQHDGIEFESHEAAYIFYQEYAKSMGFTTSIKNSRRSKKTKEFIDAKFACSRYGVTPESESGSCRRPSVKKTGCKASMHVKRKRDGKWYIHEFMKEHNHELLPALAYHFRIHRNVKLADKNNIDILHAVSERTRMMYVEMSRQYGGDRNYCVDKNEFDHQFDRDRYLALEEGDAQVILEYFVRIQKENPSFFYAIDLNEDQRLRNLFWVDGISRKDYIYFNDVVCFDTSYMKINEKMPIVLFIGVNHHFQPMLLGSALLADETKPTFVWLMKSWVKAMGGQAPKVVITDQDNHLRSAIEEVFPYTRHCFALWNILERMAETLAHALKYHDSLMKKFNKCIFKSLTDEEFDMRWWKMIGRFELHNNEWILSLYADRKMWVPAFLRECFLAGLSTSQRSESVNSFLDRYIHKKINLKEFVRQYGAMLQSRYEEEDMSDFDTWHKQPALKSPSPWEKQMSTIYTHAIFRKFQVEVLGVVGCHPKKEKENGGISTFRVDDCEKVEHFMVTWNEANSEVSCSCMMFENRGFLCRHSMIVLQICGLSSIPSRYILKRWTKDAKTRQAAIEGTEKIQNRVQRYNDLCKRAIELGEEGSLSEDNYNIACRTLIEALKDCVNINNRNAMELSSSSVALHRADEEKQFVHSTKANKKKTTNKRRKLQTDKTAVVEAQDHLQQVENLCSDGMSLNGFYGSQHNVHGLLNLMEPPQDAYYVVGQQTMQGLGQLNPITSSHDGFYGVQQSMHGLGHLDFGQQSFSYGMQDEHNVRSLQLQGNARHA from the exons ATGCACCCCTTGTGGGTGGTATCCG ATAGTGCTCAAAATAAGGATGGACATTTGATTGTTTGTCCTAAAAGTGATAACATAGGGATTGAAGGTGAAAACTTGGAACAACATGATGGGATAGAATTTGAATCCCATGAGGCGGCTTATATATTTTATCAGGAATATGCAAAATCTATGGGATTCACCACATCGATTAAAAACAGTCGACGTTCTAAGAAAACCAAAGAGTTTATTGACGCCAAGTTTGCGTGCTCAAGATATGGGGTCACACCAGAATCAGAGAGTGGCAGTTGTCGAAGGCCAAGTGTCAAAAAGACGGGTTGTAAGGCTAGTATGCATGTAAAGAGAAAGCGGGATGGGAAATGGTATATTCACGAATTTATGAAGGAGCACAATCACGAGCTTTTGCCTGCCTTAGCGTATCATTTTCGTATTCATAGGAATGTGAAGTTAGCTGACAAGAATAATATAGACATTTTGCATGCAGTTAGTGAGAGGACAAGGATGATGTATGTTGAGATGTCTAGACAGTATGGTGGGGACCGTAATTATTGCGTTGACAAGAATGAGTTTGATCACCAGTTCGACAGAGATCGGTACTTGGCATTAGAAGAGGGGGATGCTCAGGTCATTCTTGAATATTTTGTGAGAATTCAGAAAGAAAATCCTTCTTTCTTCTATGCAATCGACTTGAATGAAGATCAGCGTCTGAGGAACTTATTTTGGGTGGATGGAATAAGCAGGAAAGATTATATTTACTTCAATGATGTTGTGTGCTTTGATACCAGTTACATGAAAATCAATGAGAAAATGCCTATTGTTCTGTTCATTGGGGTGAACCATCATTTTCAGCCAATGTTGCTTGGTAGTGCACTGTTAGCTGATGAAACTAAACCAACATTTGTCTGGTTAATGAAATCATGGGTTAAAGCAATGGGTGGGCAAGCTCCTAAAGTGGTAATTACcgatcaagataaccacttgaGATCAGCTATTGAAGAAGTTTTCCCATATACACGCCACTGCTTTGCACTCTGGAATATATTAGAAAGGATGGCTGAAACTCTTGCTCATGCACTCAAATATCATGACAGTTTGATGAAAAAATTCAATAAGTGTATATTCAAGTCATTGACAGATGAAGAATTTGATATGAGGTGGTGGAAGATGATCGGCAGATTTGAACTACATAACAATGAATGGATTCTTTCACTGTATGCAGACCGTAAGATGTGGGTTCCTGCTTTTTTGAGGGAATGTTTTTTGGCAGGGTTATCCACATCTCAACGATCGGAAAGTGTGAACTCCTTCTTGGATAGATACATtcacaaaaaaatcaatttgaaagagtttgtgagACAATATGGAGCAATGCTTCAAAGTAGGTATGAAGAGGAAGACATGTCTGACTTTGACACATGGCACAAACAGCCGGCACTCAAATCACCTTCTCCTTGGGAAAAACAGATGTCGACAATTTATACACATGCAATATTTAGAAAATTCCAGGTTGAAGTTTTAGGTGTTGTAGGCTGCCATCCTaagaaggaaaaagaaaatggagGAATTAGTACTTTTCGAGTAGATGATTGCGAAAAAGTTGAGCATTTTATGGTGAcatggaatgaggcgaattcaGAGGTTTCTTGTTCATGTATGATGTTTGAAAATAGAGGCTTTCTTTGTAGACATTCAATGATTGTCCTCCAGATATGTGGTCTTTCTAGTATCCCATCCAGATATATCCTGAAAAGATGGACAAAAGATGCAAAAACCAGGCAAGCAGCGATAGAAGGAACAGAGAAAATCCAAAATAGGGTGCAGAGATACAATGATCTTTGTAAACGTGCAATTGAATTAGGTGAAGAAGGTTCTTTGTCTGAGGATAACTACAATATTGCTTGCCGTACTTTAATTGAAGCCTTGAAGGACTGTGTAAATATTAATAACCGAAATGCCATGGAGCTTAGTAGTAGTTCTGTTGCTCTTCATCGTGCTGACGAAGAGAAACAATTCGTCCATTCTACTAAAGCAAATAAGAAGAAGACCACAAACAAGAGAAGAAAA TTACAAACAGACAAGACAGCTGTCGTTGAAGCCCAAGACCATTTGCAACAAGTG GAGAATTTATGTTCAGATGGAATGTCCCTAAATGGGTTCTATGGATCCCAACATAATGTTCATGGACTG TTAAACCTGATGGAGCCACCACAAGATGCATATTATGTT GTTGGCCAACAGACAATGCAGGGGCTG GGACAGTTAAACCCCATCACATCCAGTCATGATGGTTTTTATGGAGTTCAACAAAGCATGCATGGACTG GGTCATCTGGATTTTGGGCAACAAAGTTTCAGTTATGGCATGCAG GATGAACATAATGTGAGATCGTTGCAGTTGCAAGGCAATGCTAGACATGCTTGA
- the LOC142536799 gene encoding LOW QUALITY PROTEIN: protein FAR-RED ELONGATED HYPOCOTYL 3-like (The sequence of the model RefSeq protein was modified relative to this genomic sequence to represent the inferred CDS: deleted 1 base in 1 codon; substituted 1 base at 1 genomic stop codon) — MWKAYEGKGPIRERKIGISLWSLQYSKRWPLENLNCKQVVAMDIDLRLPSGETDKEERNGIVNMLDGDEKPLNLDGVGGSMVDVEEKLHIEDGEDINSPLHDIDFKDLTILEPLPGMEFGSHGDAYAFYQEYSRSVGFNTAIQNSRRSKTSREFIDAKFACSRYGTKREYEKSLNRPRSRQGSKQDPDIATGRRACAKTDCKASMHVKRRQDGKWIIHRFEKQHNHELLPAQAVSEQTRRMYAAMARQFAEYKSAVGQKHDSRSSFEKNRNMTIDAEEVNIMLEFFVQMQCQNSNFFYAVDVGEDQHLKSMLWVDAKSRHDYIYLSDVVSFDTSYIRSKYKMPLILFIGVNQYYQFMLLGCALISDETAATFTWVMQTWLKAMGGQVPKIMITSQDKVLKSVVSEILASSLHVFCLWNIMGKVSETLNHIIKQNENIISKFEKCIYRSGTDEEFEKRWHKLVDRFAIKENELFQSLFEDRKNWVISFLKDEILAGMSAVQRSESVNSFFDKYVHXKNTVLEFVKQYEAILQDRYEEEAKAYSDTWNKQPALKSPSPFEKHVAGVYTHAVFKKFQVEVLGAVACAPKKEEKVDATIKFKVQDFERNQEFTVTLNEMKSEVSCICHLFEFKGFLCRHVMIVLQICGISAIPSQYILKWWTRDARSGYSTGDASEQVQSRVQRYNDLYQRVVKLGEEASLSQERDDMTVCALDGAFENCLNLNKSDKNLVETGASISPGLLCIEEDFQGSKTNKRKTATKKRKVNVEPDIITVGSPESLRQMEKLSSRPVNLDGFFGQQQGVQGMVQLNLMAPSRDNYYGNQQTIQGLGQLNSIAPTHDGFYGTHPTMHGLGQMDFFRTPNFNYGLREEPNMRSAQLHDDAQRHT, encoded by the exons ATGTGGAAAGCCTATGAGGGAAAAGGTCCTATAAGGGAGCGCAAGATCGGGATAAGCCTATGGTCATTACAATACTCCAAAAG GTGGCCACTGGAAAACTTGAATTGTAAACAAGTTGTTGCCATGGATATAGATCTTAGGTTACCTTCAGGAGAAACTGATAAAGAAGAGCGCAATGGAATTGTTAATATGCTCGATGGAGATGAGAAACCCCTCAATTTAGATGGAGTTGGTGGAAGTATGGTGGATGTTGAGGAAAAGTTACATATTGAAGACGGGGAGGATATAAATTCCCCCCTACACGATATAGATTTTAAAGATCTGACAATTCTTGAGCCTCTTCCTGGTATGGAATTTGGATCACACGGAGATGCTTATGCTTTCTATCAGGAATATTCCAGGTCTGTGGGATTCAATACTGCAATTCAGAATAGCCGTCGTTCAAAGACATCAAGGG AATTCATTGATGCAAAATTTGCATGCTCTAGATATGGAACAAAACGTGAATATGAGAAATCTTTAAACCGGCCACGCAGTAGACAAGGAAGCAAGCAAGATCCAGATATTGCCACAGGTAGGCGAGCATGTGCAAAGACAGATTGCAAGGCAAGCATGCATGTGAAGAGAAGGCAGGATGGCAAATGGATAATACATAGATTTGAGAAACAGCACAACCACGAATTATTACCTGCCCAAGCTGTGAGCGAACAAACTAGAAGGATGTATGCTGCAATGGCCAGGCAGTTTGCTGAATATAAAAGTGCAGTTGGTCAAAAACATGACTCCAGAAGCTCATTTGAGAAGAATAGGAATATGACAATTGATGCAGAAGAGGTGAATATTATGCTTGAGTTTTTTGTCCAGATGCAATGTCAGAATTCCAATTTCTTTTATGCAGTAGATGTTGGTGAAGACCAACACCTGAAGAGTATGTTATGGGTTGATGCAAAAAGCAGGCATGATTATATCTATCTTAGTGATGTTGTGTCTTTCGATACCAGCTACATCAGAAGCAAGTATAAAATGCCTCTGATTCTGTTTATTGGGGTCAATCAGTACTATCAGTTCATGCTTCTTGGATGTGCTTTGATATCAGATGAAACTGCAGCCACATTCACATGGGtcatgcaaacgtggttgaaaGCAATGGGTGGTCAAGTTCCAAAAATAATGATTACCAGTCAGGATAAGGTTTTGAAGTCGGTGGTCTCTGAGATACTCGCTTCCTCTCTTCACGTTTTTTGCTTGTGGAACATAATGGGGAAGGTTTCTGAGACCTTGAATCATATAATTAAACAGAACGAAAATATTATATCTAAATTTGAGAAGTGTATTTATAGATCAGGGACAGATGAGGAGTTTGAGAAGAGGTGGCATAAATTGGTGGACAGGTTTGCGATAAAAGAAAATGAACTATTCCAATCATTGTTTGAAGACCGTAAAAATTGGGTGATAAGCTTTTTGAAAGATGAAATTTTGGCTGGCATGTCTGCAGTTCAACGATCCGAGAGTGTGAACTCTTTCTTTGACAAGTACGTACATTAGAAGAATACTGTGCTAGAGTTTGTAAAACAATACGAGGCAATTCTACAAGATAGATATGAAGAGGAAGCAAAGGCATATTCTGATACGTGGAACAAACAACCAGCTTTGAAGTCTCCATCACCATTTGAGAAGCACGTGGCTGGGGTGTATACCCATGCAGTTTTTAAAAAGTTTCAAGTTGAGGTATTGGGTGCCGTGGCATGTGCTCCCAAGAAAGAGGAAAAGGTTGATGCAACCATTAAATTTAAAGTTCAAGATTTTGAAAGGAATCAAGAATTCACTGTCACTTTGAATGAAATGAAATCAGAAGTATCGTGCATATGCCACTTATTTGAATTCAAAGGTTTTCTTTGTAGACATGTGATGATTGTCCTTCAAATTTGTGGAATTTCTGCTATTCCATCGCAATATATTTTGAAATGGTGGACTAGGGATGCCAGGAGCGGATATTCAACTGGAGATGCATCTGAACAGGTTCAGTCAAGGGTGCAGCGGTATAATGATCTTTATCAGCGAGTTGTAAAATTAGGCGAAGAAGCATCGTTATCACAAGAGAGAGATGATATGACCGTGTGTGCACTTGATGGTGCTTTTGAGAATTGTTTGAATCTTAACAAATCAGATAAGAATTTAGTAGAAACTGGCGCATCCATCTCACCAGGTCTTCTCTGCATTGAAGAAGACTTTCAAGGGAGCAAGACAAATAAAAGGAAAACTGCTACCAAGAAAAGGAAG GTAAATGTGGAGCCAGATATTATAACAGTTGGCTCACCGGAAAGCTTGCGACAAATG GAGAAGTTGAGTTCT CGACCGGTCAATCTTGATGGATTTTTTGGGCAGCAACAAGGGGTGCAAGGAATG GTACAATTGAACCTAATGGCTCCGTCACGTGATAATTACTATGGGAACCAACAGACTATCCAGGGATTG GGCCAGCTGAATTCTATAGCACCTACCCATGATGGTTTTTATGGAACTCATCCTACCATGCACGGATTG GGGCAAATGGATTTTTTCCGCACTCCAAATTTCAACTATGGTCTTCGG GAGGAACCGAATATGAGATCTGCCCAGTTGCATGATGACGCCCAAAGACATACTTGA